The following proteins are co-located in the Dyadobacter chenwenxiniae genome:
- a CDS encoding YifB family Mg chelatase-like AAA ATPase: protein MLAKTYGSAVYGVDATITTIEVNVAQGMGFYMVGLADSSVKESQQRVEASLKYYGYKMPRQKLVVNLAPADIRKEGSAYDLPIALCVLQSSEQLNCQLNLEDYIILGELSLDGILRPIKGVLPIAIEARKQGYKGFVLPAENAHEAAIVNNIDVIPVETLVDAIAFFEGKSNVQPLVVDTRDLFFTSQNEYDADFEHVQGQENIKRALEITAAGGHNAIMIGPPGAGKTMLAKRIPSILPPLSLPEALETTKIHSVAGKLGKRATLVSRRPFRSPHHSISDVALVGGGSFPQPGEISLSHNGVLFLDELPEFKRSVLEVMRQPLEERKVTISRAKMTVEFPANFMLIASMNPCPCGYYNHPEKQCVCGTGVVQKYLNKISGPLLDRIDLHVEVTPVSFDQIASTRKSESSEQIRARVIKAREMQTERFKNHKEIYSNAMMSPEMVKEICIISDPGKALLRTAMERLGLSARAYDRILKVSRTIADLAGSADIKVEHLAEAIQYRSLDRENWAG, encoded by the coding sequence ATGCTTGCGAAAACTTACGGAAGCGCCGTTTACGGCGTGGATGCGACAATCACAACGATTGAAGTGAATGTGGCCCAGGGAATGGGCTTTTATATGGTCGGGCTGGCCGATAGTTCTGTGAAAGAAAGCCAGCAGCGTGTTGAGGCCTCGCTCAAATATTACGGCTACAAAATGCCCCGGCAAAAACTGGTGGTGAACCTCGCCCCTGCCGACATTCGCAAAGAAGGTTCCGCCTATGACCTGCCTATTGCGCTCTGCGTGCTCCAATCGTCGGAACAGCTGAATTGCCAACTCAATCTTGAAGACTACATTATTCTTGGAGAACTTTCGCTGGATGGTATTTTGCGACCAATTAAAGGTGTTCTGCCCATTGCCATTGAAGCGCGCAAACAAGGTTACAAAGGTTTTGTCCTGCCCGCCGAAAATGCCCACGAAGCCGCGATTGTCAACAACATTGACGTCATTCCAGTGGAAACACTCGTGGATGCGATCGCCTTTTTTGAAGGTAAATCCAATGTTCAGCCTTTAGTTGTGGATACACGTGATTTATTCTTCACATCACAGAATGAGTATGACGCCGATTTCGAGCATGTTCAGGGACAGGAAAATATCAAAAGGGCTTTGGAAATTACGGCCGCAGGCGGGCACAATGCGATTATGATAGGCCCTCCCGGCGCTGGTAAAACAATGTTGGCCAAGCGCATTCCAAGCATTTTGCCGCCGTTAAGTTTGCCGGAAGCATTGGAAACGACGAAAATACATTCTGTTGCCGGGAAGTTAGGCAAAAGGGCTACGCTTGTTTCGCGCCGGCCTTTTCGGTCACCGCATCATTCTATAAGTGACGTTGCGCTGGTGGGTGGTGGCAGCTTTCCGCAGCCTGGTGAAATTTCCCTTTCCCATAATGGTGTGCTGTTTCTCGATGAACTGCCCGAATTCAAACGTTCGGTGCTGGAAGTGATGCGTCAGCCGCTGGAAGAACGGAAAGTGACCATTTCCAGGGCAAAAATGACGGTTGAATTTCCTGCTAACTTTATGCTCATTGCGAGCATGAATCCCTGTCCGTGCGGCTACTACAACCATCCGGAAAAGCAATGTGTTTGCGGAACGGGTGTTGTACAAAAATATCTCAACAAAATCAGCGGTCCGCTCCTGGACCGCATTGACCTGCATGTGGAAGTTACGCCCGTTTCCTTTGACCAAATTGCCTCAACGCGCAAATCGGAAAGCAGTGAACAAATTCGTGCACGTGTGATCAAAGCACGTGAAATGCAGACCGAGCGGTTCAAAAACCACAAAGAAATTTACTCCAACGCCATGATGTCCCCCGAAATGGTTAAGGAGATCTGCATCATCAGCGACCCTGGAAAAGCCCTCCTACGCACCGCCATGGAACGCCTCGGCCTCTCCGCCCGAGCTTATGACCGCATTCTGAAAGTATCCCGAACCATTGCCGACCTCGCGGGAAGCGCTGACATTAAAGTAGAACATCTCGCCGAAGCGATTCAATATCGGAGCCTGGATCGGGAGAATTGGGCTGGGTAA
- a CDS encoding N-acetylmuramoyl-L-alanine amidase family protein: MKKFFLLLLILMALATAGFSQKTTQSLKGKTICIDPGHGGTALTDSYRVGPTGEREEWVNLRVGSMLQKMLQEKGATVIMTRTEDKVVTLPERAKIAVDNKADVFVSIHHNATADSSVNFPIIYFHGNASENAASVDLGKALASRLLIHLHQPDSPVSLVSDFTVFATSGASVLRNTYGIPAILAEASFFTNAGEEQKLKQESHNRHEAKAYMEALEAFFTKPIAKIEVKNSKVPAIPPFIVFQEAERMTPIAKRWKQDFLDAEHLMTREDPASLNTAYDLFTRSARSFPDSPVAAQCHASRAKILALQSKNTEAAQEAQRVNEYYVNFRR; encoded by the coding sequence ATGAAAAAGTTCTTCCTGTTGTTGCTAATTCTGATGGCGCTTGCCACTGCCGGATTTTCGCAGAAAACCACTCAATCATTGAAAGGCAAGACCATCTGCATTGATCCGGGTCATGGAGGGACCGCATTAACCGACAGTTACCGCGTTGGCCCCACAGGCGAGCGCGAAGAATGGGTCAATCTGAGAGTAGGGTCTATGCTTCAAAAAATGTTGCAGGAAAAAGGCGCAACAGTCATCATGACGAGAACGGAAGATAAAGTGGTTACACTGCCCGAAAGGGCTAAAATCGCAGTGGATAACAAGGCTGATGTTTTCGTTTCCATTCACCATAATGCAACCGCAGACTCATCCGTGAACTTCCCGATCATTTATTTTCATGGGAACGCTTCGGAAAATGCAGCTAGCGTGGATTTGGGAAAAGCGCTAGCCTCGCGATTGCTAATCCACTTACATCAACCAGATTCACCCGTTTCACTGGTTTCGGATTTTACCGTTTTTGCCACTTCGGGCGCTTCTGTTCTGAGAAATACTTACGGCATTCCGGCAATTCTGGCTGAGGCTTCGTTTTTTACAAATGCCGGAGAAGAGCAAAAGTTGAAACAAGAATCGCACAACCGCCATGAGGCGAAAGCTTACATGGAAGCATTGGAAGCTTTTTTTACCAAACCAATAGCAAAAATTGAAGTAAAAAATTCCAAAGTTCCTGCTATCCCTCCCTTCATTGTATTCCAGGAAGCCGAGCGGATGACGCCCATTGCCAAACGCTGGAAACAGGACTTCTTAGATGCTGAGCACCTGATGACCAGGGAAGATCCTGCGTCGTTAAATACGGCTTATGACTTGTTTACAAGATCAGCACGTTCTTTTCCGGATTCGCCGGTTGCGGCACAATGTCATGCAAGCCGCGCCAAGATCCTGGCATTGCAGAGCAAAAATACAGAAGCAGCTCAGGAAGCGCAGCGTGTAAATGAATACTACGTAAATTTTCGTAGATAG
- a CDS encoding TIGR01459 family HAD-type hydrolase, with translation MILDNFKSVISKYEVIFFDAFGVLKTYNGLIPGIENTFAYLRETNKDFYVVTNDASRSPEQLAESYVKLGINDVTPDRIISSGMLAREYLELKVRKGVVAYLGTDNSAHYIGSTDLQTLSIRELDLNAVNDVNALVFLDDEGFDWNTDLTKTLNLLRKRNIPVIVANTDKTYPASKSRLSIAVGALAKMIEDTIGRQFIRFGKPDPQMFIFAYQHIKNYPDVNKQNILMVGDTLHTDILGGNKFGLDTALVLTGNTQAEDAEVRIRATGIIPTYICVSAVVE, from the coding sequence ATGATCCTCGACAATTTTAAGTCTGTAATATCCAAATATGAAGTTATTTTCTTCGACGCTTTCGGCGTTTTAAAAACATATAATGGCCTTATTCCGGGCATTGAGAATACATTTGCCTATTTACGGGAAACTAACAAAGATTTTTATGTGGTTACCAACGACGCCTCCCGCAGCCCGGAACAATTGGCTGAATCCTATGTAAAACTGGGGATCAACGACGTTACGCCCGACCGCATCATTTCATCCGGAATGCTGGCAAGGGAATATCTCGAATTAAAAGTAAGAAAAGGTGTCGTGGCGTATTTGGGCACCGACAATTCTGCACATTACATTGGATCAACTGACTTGCAAACCTTGTCAATCAGAGAATTAGACCTGAACGCAGTAAATGATGTAAATGCGCTGGTCTTCCTGGATGACGAAGGCTTCGACTGGAATACAGATTTGACAAAAACATTGAATTTGCTGCGCAAACGCAACATTCCGGTTATCGTGGCCAATACAGACAAAACCTATCCTGCCTCCAAAAGCCGTTTGTCCATTGCCGTTGGTGCATTGGCAAAAATGATCGAGGACACCATTGGCCGGCAATTCATCCGCTTCGGAAAGCCTGATCCCCAGATGTTTATCTTTGCTTATCAGCACATTAAAAACTACCCGGATGTCAATAAGCAGAACATTCTCATGGTCGGTGACACATTGCACACGGACATTCTGGGCGGAAATAAATTTGGCCTGGATACTGCGCTTGTCCTCACAGGAAATACGCAAGCCGAAGATGCAGAGGTTCGTATAAGGGCCACCGGGATTATCCCCACGTACATTTGCGTTTCAGCAGTTGTTGAATAA
- a CDS encoding 1-acyl-sn-glycerol-3-phosphate acyltransferase gives MFFYFSRFLVRLALPIYLKKLCVKGFDKLHKGPVLLASNHSGSFFDAVVIGSIVQQPIFTLTRGDVFKKKAAAFWLRQIKLIPVFRGSEGRQYVKNHDVTVQEGYDAMKGGGAVIIFSEGVCVNEWRLRPLGKGTARMAYHTWHGDNALKNMGVVPTGVNYEHFRGPGKRVSLRFGEAILINDIKTDPLEYERWLREFNEILERKMSAEVWSIPAELSKEEKAQRLDALFGDCPVPAEGNAIQKAIGWFGRAIHRPVYNLFERKTAKLTARSVFYDSVLFGMLMYLYPTIVVLLSVIIGAIAGWQAGLALFFALPILALLGSRY, from the coding sequence TTGTTCTTCTACTTCTCCCGTTTTCTGGTCCGACTAGCATTGCCGATTTATTTGAAAAAGCTTTGTGTAAAAGGCTTCGATAAGCTGCACAAGGGTCCGGTGCTGCTAGCTTCCAATCACTCAGGTTCGTTTTTTGACGCCGTGGTTATAGGCTCCATTGTGCAGCAGCCCATATTCACGCTTACCCGCGGCGACGTTTTTAAGAAAAAAGCCGCAGCATTCTGGCTCCGGCAGATCAAGCTAATTCCGGTATTCAGAGGTTCAGAAGGCCGTCAATATGTTAAAAATCACGATGTTACCGTTCAGGAAGGTTATGATGCCATGAAGGGCGGCGGCGCGGTGATCATATTTTCGGAAGGCGTTTGCGTGAATGAATGGCGGTTGCGTCCGCTTGGAAAAGGAACAGCAAGAATGGCTTACCATACCTGGCATGGCGATAATGCACTGAAAAACATGGGTGTCGTGCCCACCGGAGTTAACTACGAACACTTTCGTGGACCGGGAAAAAGAGTTTCTCTGCGCTTCGGTGAAGCTATTTTGATCAATGATATCAAAACGGATCCGCTGGAATACGAGAGATGGCTGCGTGAATTCAATGAAATTTTGGAGCGGAAAATGAGTGCAGAAGTTTGGTCAATTCCGGCTGAATTATCAAAGGAAGAGAAGGCTCAGCGATTGGATGCATTGTTTGGCGATTGCCCGGTTCCCGCTGAGGGCAATGCAATTCAGAAGGCAATCGGTTGGTTTGGACGCGCAATTCATCGTCCTGTTTATAACTTGTTTGAACGAAAAACTGCAAAACTTACAGCAAGATCGGTTTTTTATGATTCTGTGCTTTTCGGAATGTTAATGTATTTGTATCCCACTATTGTTGTTTTGCTATCCGTTATCATAGGCGCAATTGCTGGCTGGCAGGCAGGATTAGCATTGTTTTTTGCATTGCCAATCCTGGCTTTATTGGGAAGCCGTTACTAG
- a CDS encoding VOC family protein: protein MSAPLISGIQQVGIGVQNVPDAWKWYRKMLGFDVPVFDEKAEAPLMTPYTGGEVHKRHAVLAINLAGGGGLEIWSFTSRRSQPANFKVEIGDLGINAIRFKAPDVKKAHEWLKSQSKEAVGPLVALPEGEGFWASDPYGNTFQITSDETWFQQTGKPVGGVAGVVVGVSNIDESLVFYENLLQPLEVVYDQSGVFEDIPASIKGQRFRRVLLRKTFTPHGAFSRLLGNVQIELVQALDRTPKKIFENRFWGDCGFIHLCFDTIDMDTLKSKLQAQGYPFTIDSESSFGMESAAGRFAYLEDPDGTLIELVETHKLPILKKIGWFLDIQKRKNQKPLPDWMLKLMGLSRVKD from the coding sequence ATGAGTGCTCCGCTGATTTCAGGAATTCAACAAGTGGGAATTGGTGTCCAAAATGTGCCGGACGCTTGGAAATGGTATCGAAAGATGCTGGGTTTCGATGTTCCTGTTTTCGATGAAAAAGCGGAAGCGCCGCTCATGACGCCTTACACGGGCGGCGAGGTGCATAAAAGACACGCTGTTTTGGCCATTAATCTGGCCGGCGGAGGGGGATTGGAGATCTGGTCATTTACGAGCAGGAGGTCTCAACCTGCAAATTTCAAAGTTGAGATTGGCGACTTAGGCATCAACGCAATCCGTTTCAAAGCGCCAGACGTTAAAAAGGCACATGAATGGTTGAAAAGTCAGTCGAAAGAAGCCGTTGGACCATTGGTTGCATTGCCGGAGGGAGAAGGGTTCTGGGCCAGCGACCCCTATGGAAATACATTTCAGATTACGAGCGATGAGACTTGGTTTCAGCAAACGGGAAAACCAGTTGGTGGCGTAGCAGGTGTCGTTGTAGGGGTTTCGAACATTGATGAATCGCTGGTTTTTTATGAAAATCTCCTTCAACCACTGGAAGTTGTTTACGATCAATCGGGTGTTTTCGAAGACATTCCGGCTTCTATCAAAGGGCAGCGTTTCAGAAGGGTTTTATTGAGAAAAACATTTACGCCGCATGGCGCATTCAGTCGGTTGCTGGGCAATGTTCAAATTGAGCTCGTACAGGCACTTGATCGTACGCCTAAGAAAATCTTTGAGAACCGGTTCTGGGGTGATTGCGGCTTTATCCATTTGTGCTTTGACACCATTGATATGGACACATTGAAATCCAAACTGCAGGCACAAGGATATCCTTTCACGATTGACAGCGAAAGCTCATTCGGCATGGAATCGGCCGCGGGACGTTTTGCCTATTTGGAAGATCCGGACGGAACGCTGATAGAGCTCGTGGAAACGCATAAGCTGCCTATTTTGAAAAAAATTGGCTGGTTCCTGGATATTCAGAAAAGAAAAAATCAAAAGCCGCTGCCCGATTGGATGCTGAAATTGATGGGTTTGAGCCGGGTAAAGGACTGA
- the aroB gene encoding 3-dehydroquinate synthase: MNESVIIAPISESLNTFLSSSEYSKVFIITDNQTKKHCYPHLKAVLPGHSVVTVPSGESNKSLLTCEKIWDAMTKEGLDRHALVINVGGGVIGDMGGFCAAVYKRGIDFIQVPTTLLSQVDASVGGKLGIDFQGFKNHLGVFNLPERVLIDPVFLKTLPEREIRSGFAEIIKHCLIADAAKWHEIRQNDFEEQNWTDLIAHSVKIKQSVVDQDPTEKGLRKILNFGHTLGHAVETCFLNKPASQRLYHGEAIAVGMIMESYLSFSRKMIDQQTLTNIEEFLFATYGKVNIESEDIEEIIALTRQDKKNKGNEVRFSLLKGAGQCDFDIVVSASEMRKSIAYYLG; this comes from the coding sequence ATGAACGAGTCTGTTATTATTGCCCCGATCAGTGAAAGTTTGAATACATTTTTGAGTTCGTCTGAGTATTCCAAAGTATTTATAATAACGGATAATCAGACCAAGAAGCATTGTTATCCTCATTTAAAAGCGGTTTTGCCAGGACATAGTGTTGTCACCGTCCCTAGTGGAGAATCGAATAAATCGTTGTTGACCTGTGAGAAAATTTGGGATGCGATGACAAAGGAAGGTTTGGACAGACATGCTTTGGTCATCAATGTCGGAGGTGGGGTGATCGGAGATATGGGCGGATTTTGTGCCGCGGTTTACAAGCGTGGAATAGATTTTATACAGGTGCCGACGACTTTGCTTTCGCAGGTGGATGCAAGCGTTGGAGGTAAATTGGGGATTGATTTCCAGGGGTTTAAAAATCATTTAGGTGTTTTTAATTTACCTGAAAGAGTGCTGATCGACCCCGTTTTTTTAAAGACATTGCCGGAAAGAGAAATCAGGTCTGGCTTTGCAGAAATCATTAAGCATTGTCTGATTGCGGATGCTGCGAAGTGGCATGAGATCAGACAAAATGATTTTGAAGAGCAAAACTGGACGGATCTGATTGCACATTCGGTAAAAATTAAGCAATCGGTTGTAGATCAAGATCCTACGGAAAAAGGTTTGCGAAAAATATTGAATTTTGGACACACACTTGGGCACGCAGTAGAAACTTGTTTTCTGAACAAACCGGCTAGCCAGAGACTATATCACGGTGAAGCGATTGCAGTAGGTATGATTATGGAAAGTTATCTTTCTTTTTCAAGAAAGATGATTGACCAACAGACACTTACCAATATTGAAGAGTTCTTGTTTGCCACCTATGGCAAGGTGAACATCGAATCTGAGGATATTGAAGAAATCATTGCCCTGACACGTCAGGATAAGAAGAATAAGGGTAACGAAGTGCGGTTTTCATTGCTTAAAGGAGCAGGGCAATGTGATTTTGATATAGTGGTTTCTGCTTCTGAAATGCGTAAATCAATAGCTTATTATTTGGGATAG
- a CDS encoding DUF4136 domain-containing protein has translation MLMLRSIFTYVALLLVIIVAGCSSGRKVFVEHDYSYETNFKDYSSYTFLECERDTNNLCTEIYEAIRRQMQVRGYKLTAEKPTLLVNYGIFYDNLRYQGYMQPVIKNWVDTENDGFRYEPIKYALDKGTLIVSLIDAESDQVVWRGYASGIFKGVENSNNHYRSVVRRIFDQYPLFAKGYDPRRYSEAVGR, from the coding sequence ATACTTATGCTAAGGTCAATTTTTACTTATGTCGCTTTACTCCTGGTTATTATTGTAGCGGGGTGCTCCAGTGGTCGGAAAGTGTTTGTGGAGCACGATTACAGTTATGAAACCAATTTTAAGGATTACTCTTCTTATACATTTTTGGAATGTGAGCGAGACACTAACAATCTCTGCACAGAAATTTACGAGGCGATCCGCCGTCAAATGCAAGTAAGAGGCTACAAGCTTACCGCTGAAAAGCCCACGTTACTCGTTAACTATGGTATTTTCTATGATAACCTGCGTTATCAGGGTTATATGCAGCCCGTCATCAAAAACTGGGTGGATACGGAAAACGACGGTTTCCGTTATGAACCCATCAAATACGCATTAGATAAAGGAACGCTCATCGTCTCCCTGATCGATGCCGAAAGCGACCAGGTTGTATGGAGAGGCTATGCATCCGGAATTTTCAAAGGCGTCGAAAACTCCAATAACCATTATAGAAGTGTTGTCAGAAGGATTTTTGACCAATATCCGCTGTTTGCGAAAGGTTACGATCCGAGACGTTACAGCGAGGCGGTAGGGCGGTAA
- the mraY gene encoding phospho-N-acetylmuramoyl-pentapeptide-transferase, with the protein MLYYLFDYLDKHFNIPGAGVFQYISFRALGATVLSLFIAATYGKTIINFLRKKQMGETIRDLGLAGQMEKAGTPTMGGFIILASLLIPVLLFAKLSNVYIVLLIITALWTGMIGFVDDYLKKFKNNKDGLHGRFKIVGQVGLGLIVGLTLSFNDNVRIRIYEQPLLSSNLGEIQRYRDIIHPTVTTIPFIKNNEFDYKALLFGWLPEEYTWVIYTIIAIFIITAVSNGANITDGIDGLAAGVSGIIALTLGVLAYLSGNTKFSQYLNIMYIPNSGELVIFCAAFIGACVGFLWYNAYPAQVFMGDTGSLMLGGVIAVIALAIRKEWLIPFMCGIFIAENMSVIVQVSYFKYTKRKYGEGRRVLLMSPLHHHYQKKGIHESKIVTRFWIVGIILAILTLATLKLR; encoded by the coding sequence ATGCTCTATTACTTATTCGATTATCTCGACAAGCACTTCAATATCCCGGGAGCGGGTGTTTTCCAATACATTTCTTTCAGGGCGCTGGGAGCCACGGTTTTATCCCTTTTCATCGCCGCGACTTACGGAAAAACCATCATTAACTTTCTGAGGAAGAAGCAAATGGGCGAGACAATCCGGGATTTGGGATTGGCCGGTCAGATGGAAAAGGCAGGAACGCCGACTATGGGCGGTTTTATTATTCTGGCTTCCTTGCTCATTCCCGTGCTGCTTTTTGCAAAACTGAGTAATGTTTACATTGTCCTGCTCATTATCACAGCGCTTTGGACAGGGATGATCGGTTTTGTGGACGATTATCTAAAAAAATTCAAGAACAACAAAGACGGCCTTCATGGACGATTCAAGATTGTTGGCCAGGTTGGATTGGGTTTGATCGTCGGCCTTACACTTTCTTTCAATGATAATGTAAGGATCCGGATCTACGAGCAGCCGTTGCTAAGCTCCAATTTAGGAGAAATCCAGCGTTACCGCGACATTATTCACCCGACGGTAACGACAATCCCATTCATAAAAAATAACGAATTTGATTACAAAGCATTACTTTTCGGCTGGTTACCAGAAGAATACACCTGGGTTATTTACACTATTATTGCCATTTTCATCATCACGGCCGTCTCCAACGGAGCCAACATTACCGATGGGATCGACGGTCTCGCAGCAGGCGTTTCCGGGATTATTGCGCTTACACTGGGCGTTTTAGCCTATTTGTCAGGAAACACGAAGTTCTCGCAGTATCTGAACATCATGTACATCCCGAATTCTGGTGAGCTCGTGATCTTTTGCGCGGCATTTATAGGGGCCTGCGTCGGGTTTCTCTGGTATAATGCTTATCCCGCCCAGGTTTTCATGGGCGACACAGGAAGCTTAATGCTTGGCGGAGTAATCGCAGTTATTGCGCTGGCAATCCGTAAAGAATGGTTGATCCCGTTTATGTGCGGGATTTTCATAGCTGAAAACATGTCTGTAATTGTCCAGGTCAGCTATTTCAAATACACCAAGCGAAAATACGGCGAAGGCCGAAGAGTCCTCCTAATGTCCCCGCTACACCATCATTACCAAAAAAAGGGCATTCATGAATCGAAGATTGTTACCCGCTTCTGGATTGTAGGGATTATTTTGGCGATTTTGACGCTGGCGACTTTGAAGTTGAGATAA
- a CDS encoding UDP-N-acetylmuramoyl-L-alanyl-D-glutamate--2,6-diaminopimelate ligase, with product MESTPEKILSDILIGVAGANVTGSDIVVIKSIILDSRKVLPGSFFVALRGTQTDGHQYIGTAVQLGAAAILCEQLPESLSDNVTYIQVPDSAEAMGLIAAAFYDNPSQRLTLVGVTGTNGKTSVATFLFQLFRALGYRCGLISTVQNQVEDEVIPSTHTTPDAVALNQLLSQMQKKNCSHVFMEVSSHAVAQHRITGLHFAGGIFTNITHDHLDFHKTFDNYIKAKKGFFDQLPKTAFALVNLDDRRGAVMVQNTRAKVETYSLQTLANFKGKIISDTLAGMHMDINMQEVWFRVIGRFNAYNLLSVYGAAVLLGERPESVLTELSNLKSPPGRFEQFHSTDNIVGIVDYAHTPDALENVLETINHLRSGNEKVITVVGCGGNRDAEKRPKMAAIACKFSNRVILTSDNPRYEDPLDILEQMRKGVPPLDYKKTSVIEDRHEAINRAYEEAHPGDIILIAGKGHENYQEIKGVKHHFDDKEVLLEAFAERNS from the coding sequence ATGGAGAGCACCCCAGAGAAAATTTTAAGTGATATCCTGATAGGCGTGGCCGGGGCCAATGTTACCGGTTCTGATATAGTAGTAATAAAAAGCATTATCCTGGATTCCAGAAAAGTGCTGCCGGGAAGCTTTTTCGTAGCCCTCAGGGGAACACAAACGGATGGACATCAATACATTGGCACTGCAGTGCAGCTTGGCGCAGCAGCGATTTTGTGTGAACAGTTACCTGAAAGCCTGAGTGACAATGTTACTTACATTCAGGTTCCGGATTCAGCGGAAGCGATGGGGCTAATTGCCGCTGCCTTTTATGATAACCCATCACAAAGGCTCACACTTGTTGGCGTAACGGGAACAAATGGTAAAACATCTGTTGCGACATTCCTATTCCAACTTTTCCGCGCGCTGGGTTATCGCTGCGGCCTGATTTCGACCGTTCAAAACCAGGTTGAGGACGAAGTGATTCCATCCACGCACACCACGCCGGACGCAGTTGCATTGAACCAGCTGTTGTCCCAAATGCAGAAAAAGAATTGCAGCCACGTGTTCATGGAAGTGAGCTCTCACGCCGTTGCACAACACCGCATTACCGGTCTGCATTTTGCAGGAGGCATTTTTACCAACATTACCCACGATCATCTCGACTTTCACAAGACATTCGATAATTACATTAAGGCAAAAAAGGGCTTCTTCGACCAGCTTCCTAAAACAGCTTTCGCACTTGTAAATCTGGATGACCGGCGTGGAGCTGTAATGGTGCAGAATACAAGAGCCAAGGTGGAAACCTATTCTTTGCAAACACTGGCGAATTTTAAAGGAAAAATTATTTCGGATACGCTGGCTGGGATGCATATGGACATCAATATGCAGGAGGTCTGGTTTCGGGTGATCGGGCGATTTAATGCTTATAACTTGCTTTCCGTTTATGGTGCGGCGGTTCTTTTGGGAGAAAGACCGGAATCGGTGCTCACGGAGCTTTCCAACCTGAAAAGTCCTCCGGGACGTTTTGAGCAGTTTCATTCAACTGACAACATTGTCGGGATCGTGGACTACGCGCATACGCCCGACGCACTGGAAAATGTGTTGGAAACGATCAACCATTTGCGGAGCGGCAATGAAAAGGTGATCACAGTTGTGGGTTGCGGGGGAAACCGGGATGCTGAAAAACGGCCCAAAATGGCTGCTATTGCTTGCAAATTCAGTAACCGCGTTATTCTTACATCCGACAATCCGCGTTACGAAGATCCTCTGGATATTTTGGAACAAATGCGAAAAGGCGTTCCGCCATTGGATTACAAAAAAACTTCTGTGATTGAGGATCGGCATGAGGCCATTAACCGGGCTTATGAAGAAGCGCATCCCGGGGACATTATTTTAATAGCGGGAAAGGGTCATGAAAATTATCAGGAAATCAAGGGCGTAAAACATCATTTCGACGATAAGGAAGTTTTGCTTGAAGCTTTTGCTGAGCGTAATTCCTGA